A genomic window from Myotis daubentonii chromosome 4, mMyoDau2.1, whole genome shotgun sequence includes:
- the SNX18 gene encoding sorting nexin-18 isoform X2, which translates to MALRARALYDFRSENPGEISLREHEVLSLCSEQDIEGWLEGVNSRGDRGLFPASYVQVIRAPEPGPAPDAGPGPGGPARYANLPPGGLEPLPAPPPAAFQPPSTFQPSSTFQPPSTFQPPGAFQPPYAGGALQPSPQQLYGGGGGYQASQGSDDDWDDEWDDSSTVADEPGALGGGAYPDLDGASAGGPGRYRLSTRGDPSLGPRGGPLPAPHPPSGAKSSATVSRNLNRFSTFVKSGGEAFVLGEAAGFVKDGDKLCVVLGPHGPEWQENPYPFQCTIDDPTKQTKFKGMKSYISYKLVPTHTRAPVYRRYKHFDWLYARLAEKFPVISVPHLPEKQATGRFEEDFISKRRKGLVWWMNHMASHPVLAQCDVFQHFLTCPSGTDEKAWKQGKRKAERDEMVGANFFLTLSTPPAAALDLQEVESRIDGFKSFTKKMDDSALQLNHTATEFARKQVTGFRKEYQKVGQSLRGLSQAFELDQQAFSAGLNQAIAFTGDAYDAIGELFAEQPRQDLDPVMDLLALYQGHLANFPDIIHVQKGALTKVKESRRHVEEGKMEAQKAEGIQARCNTISFATLAEIHHFHQVRVRDFRSQMQHFLQQQIIFFQKVTQKLEEALHKYDSV; encoded by the exons ATGGCGCTGCGCGCCCGCGCGCTGTACGACTTCAGGTCGGAGAACCCGGGCGAGATCTCGCTGCGCGAGCACGAGGTGCTGAGCCTGTGCAGCGAGCAGGACATCGAGGGCTGGCTGGAGGGCGTCAACAGCCGCGGCGACCGCGGCCTCTTCCCGGCGTCCTACGTGCAGGTGATCCGCGCGCCCGAGCCCGGCCCCGCGCCCGacgccggccccggccccggcggcCCGGCCCGCTACGCCAACCTGCCTCCCGGCGGCCTGgagcccctgcccgccccgccgcccgctgCCTTCCAGCCGCCGAGCACCTTCCAGCCTTCAAGCACCTTCCAGCCGCCGAGCAC CTTCCAGCCGCCAGGCGCCTTCCAGCCCCCGTACGCCGGGGGCGCCCTGCAGCCGTCGCCCCAGCAGCTctacggcggcggcggcggctacCAGGCGAGCCAGGGCAGCGACGACGACTGGGATGACGAGTGGGACGACAGCTCCACGGTGGCGGACGAGCCGGGCGCGCTGGGCGGCGGCGCGTACCCGGACCTGGACGGCGCCTCCGCGGGGGGCCCCGGCCGCTACCGCCTGTCCACGCGCGGCGACCCGTCGCTGGGCCCCCGGGGCGGCCCGCTGCCCGCGCCGCACCCGCCGTCGGGCGCCAAGAGCTCGGCCACGGTGAGCCGCAACCTGAACCGCTTCTCCACCTTCGTCAAGTCGGGCGGCGAGGCCTTCGTGCTGGGCGAGGCGGCGGGCTTCGTCAAGGACGGCGACAAGCTGTGCGTGGTGCTGGGCCCGCACGGCCCCGAGTGGCAGGAGAACCCCTACCCGTTCCAGTGCACCATCGACGACCCCACCAAGCAGACCAAGTTCAAGGGCATGAAGAGCTACATCTCCTACAAGCTGGTGCCCACGCACACGCGCGCGCCCGTGTACCGGCGCTACAAGCACTTCGACTGGCTGTACGCGCGCCTGGCCGAGAAGTTCCCGGTCATCTCGGTGCCGCACCTGCCCGAGAAGCAGGCCACGGGCCGCTTCGAGGAGGACTTCATCTCCAAGCGCCGCAAGGGCCTGGTCTGGTGGATGAACCACATGGCCAGCCACCCGGTGCTGGCGCAGTGCGACGTCTTCCAGCACTTCCTCACCTGCCCCAGCGGCACGGACGAGAAAGCCTGGAAGCAGGGCAAGCGCAAGGCCGAGCGCGACGAGATGGTGGGCGCCAACTTCTTCCTGACGCTCAGCACGCCGCCCGCCGCCGCGCTGGACCTGCAGGAGGTGGAGAGCCGCATCGACGGCTTCAAGAGCTTCACCAAGAAGATGGACGACAGCGCGCTGCAGCTCAACCACACGGCCACGGAGTTCGCGCGCAAGCAGGTGACGGGCTTCCGCAAGGAGTACCAGAAGGTGGGCCAGTCCCTGCGCGGCCTCAGCCAGGCCTTCGAGCTGGACCAGCAGGCCTTCTCGGCCGGCCTCAACCAGGCCATCGCCTTCACCGGGGACGCCTACGACGCCATCGGCGAGCTCTTCGCCGAGCAGCCCCGGCAGGACCTGGACCCGGTCATGGACCTGCTGGCGCTGTACCAGGGCCACCTGGCCAACTTCCCCGACATCATCCACGTGCAGAAAG GTGCTCTGACCAAGGTGAAGGAGAGCCGGCGGCACGTGGAGGAGGGGAAGATGGAGGCGCAGAAGGCCGAGGGCATCCAGGCCCGCTGCAACACCATCTCCTTCGCCACGCTGGCCGAGATCCACCACTTCCACCAGGTCCGCGTGCGCGACTTCAGGTCCCAGATGCAGCACTTCCTGCAGCAGCAGATCATATTTTTCCAGAAAGTGACGCAGAAGCTGGAGGAGGCTCTTCACAAGTACGACAGCGTCTAG
- the SNX18 gene encoding sorting nexin-18 isoform X1, with amino-acid sequence MALRARALYDFRSENPGEISLREHEVLSLCSEQDIEGWLEGVNSRGDRGLFPASYVQVIRAPEPGPAPDAGPGPGGPARYANLPPGGLEPLPAPPPAAFQPPSTFQPSSTFQPPSTFQQPSSFQPQGTFQPPGAFQPPYAGGALQPSPQQLYGGGGGYQASQGSDDDWDDEWDDSSTVADEPGALGGGAYPDLDGASAGGPGRYRLSTRGDPSLGPRGGPLPAPHPPSGAKSSATVSRNLNRFSTFVKSGGEAFVLGEAAGFVKDGDKLCVVLGPHGPEWQENPYPFQCTIDDPTKQTKFKGMKSYISYKLVPTHTRAPVYRRYKHFDWLYARLAEKFPVISVPHLPEKQATGRFEEDFISKRRKGLVWWMNHMASHPVLAQCDVFQHFLTCPSGTDEKAWKQGKRKAERDEMVGANFFLTLSTPPAAALDLQEVESRIDGFKSFTKKMDDSALQLNHTATEFARKQVTGFRKEYQKVGQSLRGLSQAFELDQQAFSAGLNQAIAFTGDAYDAIGELFAEQPRQDLDPVMDLLALYQGHLANFPDIIHVQKGALTKVKESRRHVEEGKMEAQKAEGIQARCNTISFATLAEIHHFHQVRVRDFRSQMQHFLQQQIIFFQKVTQKLEEALHKYDSV; translated from the exons ATGGCGCTGCGCGCCCGCGCGCTGTACGACTTCAGGTCGGAGAACCCGGGCGAGATCTCGCTGCGCGAGCACGAGGTGCTGAGCCTGTGCAGCGAGCAGGACATCGAGGGCTGGCTGGAGGGCGTCAACAGCCGCGGCGACCGCGGCCTCTTCCCGGCGTCCTACGTGCAGGTGATCCGCGCGCCCGAGCCCGGCCCCGCGCCCGacgccggccccggccccggcggcCCGGCCCGCTACGCCAACCTGCCTCCCGGCGGCCTGgagcccctgcccgccccgccgcccgctgCCTTCCAGCCGCCGAGCACCTTCCAGCCTTCAAGCACCTTCCAGCCGCCGAGCACCTTCCAGCAGCCGAGCAGCTTCCAGCCGCAGGGCACCTTCCAGCCGCCAGGCGCCTTCCAGCCCCCGTACGCCGGGGGCGCCCTGCAGCCGTCGCCCCAGCAGCTctacggcggcggcggcggctacCAGGCGAGCCAGGGCAGCGACGACGACTGGGATGACGAGTGGGACGACAGCTCCACGGTGGCGGACGAGCCGGGCGCGCTGGGCGGCGGCGCGTACCCGGACCTGGACGGCGCCTCCGCGGGGGGCCCCGGCCGCTACCGCCTGTCCACGCGCGGCGACCCGTCGCTGGGCCCCCGGGGCGGCCCGCTGCCCGCGCCGCACCCGCCGTCGGGCGCCAAGAGCTCGGCCACGGTGAGCCGCAACCTGAACCGCTTCTCCACCTTCGTCAAGTCGGGCGGCGAGGCCTTCGTGCTGGGCGAGGCGGCGGGCTTCGTCAAGGACGGCGACAAGCTGTGCGTGGTGCTGGGCCCGCACGGCCCCGAGTGGCAGGAGAACCCCTACCCGTTCCAGTGCACCATCGACGACCCCACCAAGCAGACCAAGTTCAAGGGCATGAAGAGCTACATCTCCTACAAGCTGGTGCCCACGCACACGCGCGCGCCCGTGTACCGGCGCTACAAGCACTTCGACTGGCTGTACGCGCGCCTGGCCGAGAAGTTCCCGGTCATCTCGGTGCCGCACCTGCCCGAGAAGCAGGCCACGGGCCGCTTCGAGGAGGACTTCATCTCCAAGCGCCGCAAGGGCCTGGTCTGGTGGATGAACCACATGGCCAGCCACCCGGTGCTGGCGCAGTGCGACGTCTTCCAGCACTTCCTCACCTGCCCCAGCGGCACGGACGAGAAAGCCTGGAAGCAGGGCAAGCGCAAGGCCGAGCGCGACGAGATGGTGGGCGCCAACTTCTTCCTGACGCTCAGCACGCCGCCCGCCGCCGCGCTGGACCTGCAGGAGGTGGAGAGCCGCATCGACGGCTTCAAGAGCTTCACCAAGAAGATGGACGACAGCGCGCTGCAGCTCAACCACACGGCCACGGAGTTCGCGCGCAAGCAGGTGACGGGCTTCCGCAAGGAGTACCAGAAGGTGGGCCAGTCCCTGCGCGGCCTCAGCCAGGCCTTCGAGCTGGACCAGCAGGCCTTCTCGGCCGGCCTCAACCAGGCCATCGCCTTCACCGGGGACGCCTACGACGCCATCGGCGAGCTCTTCGCCGAGCAGCCCCGGCAGGACCTGGACCCGGTCATGGACCTGCTGGCGCTGTACCAGGGCCACCTGGCCAACTTCCCCGACATCATCCACGTGCAGAAAG GTGCTCTGACCAAGGTGAAGGAGAGCCGGCGGCACGTGGAGGAGGGGAAGATGGAGGCGCAGAAGGCCGAGGGCATCCAGGCCCGCTGCAACACCATCTCCTTCGCCACGCTGGCCGAGATCCACCACTTCCACCAGGTCCGCGTGCGCGACTTCAGGTCCCAGATGCAGCACTTCCTGCAGCAGCAGATCATATTTTTCCAGAAAGTGACGCAGAAGCTGGAGGAGGCTCTTCACAAGTACGACAGCGTCTAG